AGAGGTGTCGTAAATCTCGTTTCCAACAAAATCACAATTCTGAACCGCTTCCAGCATTTTTACAGCCGTTTGCCCAATCTTAGAAATTTTACAATTATAAAAATTTACATTGTGAACGTTTGTCAACTCAATTGCACCGGGAATAAAACCGCTTGTCGTTGCAGTGCTTCCCCCGTTGTTTTGACCATCTGCAAACCCGCTTGCATTCGGCGCCGTCCATGTGGTGTGTTCAAAAGAAATTCCGTCAAACGTAATATTTTTCATTGGTTCCTCGGCCGTTCCAGTAATTGACATCAGCGATTCATCGCACGGGATAACAACCTCTGCCGTACTCATATCCTCATAGTCTCTCGGGATATAATAAAGCTTGCCAAAGGTTTTGTCAATATAAAATTCTCCGCCTTCGTCTAATAGCTCAAAGGCATTTTCATAATATTCCGGAACGGTGGGAACCGTATTTCCACCGTTCATGCGGATATTCCACAAACTTTCGTTTAGCTTCAGTGTCACGAGCTGCGTCTCTTCATCAAACGAAGCCGACTCCACCACAAATCTGGGATTGGTCCAGTTTTCATAGAACACCAGTTCCAGCTCGTTTATTTTTTTATAATCGAGCAGGGATGTGTCTGTGGTCGTAACGCCAACGCCGCCTTTTCCAAGATTAACGCAGTTTTCAAGCTTGCCTTCACTTCTGGCACGCACTGCGCGCACCCCATTCACATAAATTTGTCTGCTGTTTAATGCAACAGTGCCCAAATTTCTGATATTAGCCTGGTAAATGTTTTTTTCCGAATTGTAAAGCGTAAACTCGGTTACCTGTTTTCCCTCAGAAACAACTGCTTCGCCGGGCTTAAAAGAGGTATATGTGATGCTGACATTATCTGCGCAGGGTGTGTTGACCTTCGTAAAATCAAAACCCGCATAAACTCCGGGCATCATAACAATGCAAAGGTTGAGTGCGCTGTCGCTCTGTATCGCATCGTTCATCAAGCTACGCGCTTTTGTTCTTCCGTGAGCCATTGTTTTAAACGGCTCGTGGAATGTGCCAGGGGCCTTTGATGAGTTAATGCCATTCTCCGGATCTACATAAATAATTTCATCATATATCGTTTTTGTAAACTCCTTTGCGGCTCTTACAGGTGCAAAAGACTGTGCGTCCCAAAGGAAAACTTTCGATTTTTCTGCCAGCAAATCGTTCGCAATGCTCAGTTTTATTTCGCTGGTTCTCTGCGCCTGCACCGTTTCCTGCGTATTGTTAATGGACAACAGCTTTCCATCGTCATCGTAAAGTGCGATGCTTGCCAACACGTTGCGGCTGGCTTCTCCGCCTTGATATGTGACCGTCGCGTCAAGCGTTTCCATTTCATCTACCCAGATGGACGTGTCGTAATTTGCGCGAATTATTTCTTTTTCGTCAAATTGAGAATTACTGAGATACACTTCCTTGGCCGAACCTGCTAAGCCCCATGCATCCACTGCAACATATTCCGCTTTATAAGTGCCCTCAACGCTCTCAGGCGAGTAATATTTTACGGTTTCGCCATTATTTAAAAAGCCGCTTTTTACAATTACAAATCCATTGCCATAGGGAGCTAAGATACGATACCATGCCCCAACAGAATTCAGATATCCGTTAACAGATAGAATAACGGCAGAATTCTCAAAAGAATCCCCATAGAACTGTGTATTTACATCAACCTCATAGGAATTCGGCACTTCTTCAATGACAAGTTCATCCACACAGTAATCTAAAACATCCGTTGCCTTGTTTCCAACTCTAAAATAAATGGTTGGCAGACCTACGTCCGTCGTAGCTGCGGTACATTGATAAATAAACTCGTGTTTTGTCCAAGTGGATTGAATGGTCGGATGCTGCGAATCCGAGGGCTGTGCATATAAAGGGGCCGCGGGGTCGGTTCTTCTGCTTCTATCAATCGCCAGCTGAATTACTAAACCTTCCGTCGTTTCGTCATTTGCTTTGGCCCAAAAAGACACCTTATATTTTCTTCCGACTCTTAAATCAGCATCCTGGCTGACATTTGCCCAGGTTCTTCCGTTGGCAACAACATGAAGAGAACCTTTTGTGCCTGCGGCGCCCTCTCCAACAGAAATAGTTACAGCTCTTTTGTTGTAGCTTAAATTATTTATTTCTTCCTGCGTATCAAAGGAGGAATATTGAACAAGGTTCCCCTCTTTCACAACGGTGCTGTCAAACTCAGGCGTTATCAGAATTTCATCGAGGAAATAGACAGAAGTGCTCACAGAGAAAAATTCCAGATATCCAATGCCCACCGAACCAGATTCGCCGGAAAAGGAACCAGTAATCTTTTTCCAACCGTCCGGTGCAGCCTTGGTGTTCATTATCACTTCCTGGGAGGAATACGTTCCACTTTCCATCTTGCTCCAAATTTTCACTCGAACATTCGATAAGTTTATATCTTTTGTCAAGAGACTCATTTGATATTGAATGCCGCTCTTGGCGCCAAATAAGACATAAACACTGTGACTGCCGGAGGAGGGCGTAACCAGCAGTGAACCTGAGCTAATTCCCCGATTTGTTTGGTCAACAGACAAACGCGCGCCGTTTACAGCAACGCTTTCCGGAAGTGTTTTGGTTTCGAAATCTTCTGTCACTGCCTGGGGATAGGGCCTCTGTTCATCAAACGGATTGCCAGCAGCAGATACCGCAAATGAACCGGCCAGCGGGCCCGTGCTGGCCAATAGGAAAGACAGCACAATTGAGAATACCTTTTTCACCTTGCTATTCAACACCTTTCTTTATGTTTGAGGTTTCGCTGCGCTTTCATAGCGCAGCGAAACCTCTTTTGAAACGATTAAACTACGTTTACTTTACACTCAAACACGCGTTCAATTCCATTCTCAACAAAAACAAGCTCAATTTTTGCCGTTCCCACAGACACGCCCGTAATGATTCCATTTGTGTTCACCGTTGCAATTTCTGGATTTTTTGACCTATACACACAGGTGAGTCCAGTTGCATCATAAAACAGTTTTTTGCTTGTGGTTGGCACGAAATTAATTCCTGCCGTGCTTCCCTGCTCCACTGTGATTTCTTCGGCTGTGTAAACCTCCTGAAGGCCAAACCTGAAGTTATCGCGGTAATTTTCCCGGATACCGGATTCCGAGATCAAAGTCCGCGCTTCCTGAGGCCAATCGGCATTGGGATAATACAGAGGCTCTTCAAAATCAATATCTGTTCCGTTATTCAGTTTCGCTGTTGTTGTGCTATAGTTGTTGGAATAGTGGATATTATTAATGGTATTAATATGGATATGTGTCCACCTAGCAACAATGGAATCGCTTCCCTCCTCGGCGCTGCCCTTGCCATACCAAAGCGGATGCTCTGTTTGGTCTACCACATTATCTTTAATGAGCCAATAGGAGGAACCCTCGTCCGGGTATAGAACGCCATACCGGTTTCCGATGTCATAACAATAATTTCCACACATTTCGTTCATATTTTCCAGCGAGCCGCCGGTATGCCCCAAGGTGTAAATGCCGCCGCCGTCATATATTTTCGTGTTTAAAATTTTGTGGAGGTAGTTATTGTTAATATGCAGGTTCACAGTGCCGGACTCTGCCGTGCTGCCCCAGCCCCAGCCGGTGTGAACGGCGGAATAGCTGGTGTTGTAAACCTCGTTGTTGCAGATATTCATGTTTTTCGGGTAGGCCGCGGATATTGCCGCGCCGCCCCTGAATTCAACAGAAATATCATGAATATAGTTATCTGTAACGTTGTTGTTAATTTGATAATATTTTGCATCATGGGGCGCCCGTGCATAAGTCCAAGTCGGTTCGCCCACAAAAACTGCGCCGCCGGAAGTATCGTAAACTTCGTTTCCAACAAAATCACAGTTTTGAATGGCTTCCATCATCTTTACACCTGTCTGACCAATTTTGGAAAAATCGCAATTGTAGAAATCTACATTATGAACGTTTTTCAGTTCAACCGCGCCGGGAATAAAGCCAGTTCGGGTTGCAGTTGTCGGGTTGTTGTTCTGGTTGTCTACATAGCCGTAACCGTTTGCATCATTCCATGTGGAATATTCAAAAGATATTCCGCGGAAAGTGATGTTTTTCACGGGATTTTCTGCCGTTCCTGTAAGCGACATGATACGCTCTGCAACCGGCATGGTAACCTTAGCCGTGGCCATGTTTTCATAGGCCCTGGGTTTATAATATAAATACCCGTCATATTTATCAAGATAAAACTCGCCCTCGCTATCTAACAGCTCATAGGCGTTTTCATAATATTCCGGAACGGTGGGAACGCAGTTACCCTTGTTCATCAGCCTCGTCCAGGGGTCGGCGTTTAATGTGAGCGTAACAACACCTGTGGACGGATCCAGTTCTGCCGACTGAACACAGCACCGCGGATTGGTCCAGTTCTCATAAAACACCATTTCCACATCCTGCAAATGCTCATAGGTTAAAAATGACGTATCTGTTGTCGTAAGCCCTGCTCCGCCTTTTCCTAAATTCACAGCGTTTGCAAGCCTGCCTTCACTTCTGGCGCGAATTGCCCGTACGCCATTGACATAAAGCTGTCTGGAATCCACATCCGTTCCAACGCTGGCACGGTATATGTTTTTATTCGCATCAAACAGTTCAAAACCCGTAATTTCCTGCCCGCCAGTGATTTTAGCTTCACCCGGCTTATAAGAAATGTAGAAAATGTTCACATTGTTTGAGCTGTCGTCGCCTGTTAGGGCAAACTCGCCGCCTGCCACACTGTATTCGCCGGGCATGAGGATTGCATAAACATCACCAGTGAACCCAGCCGCTATTTTATCGTTTATCATCGACTTTGCTTTCGAAAGCGTTCCCACCGGCGCGCTGAACGTTCCAGCGTTTAAATCATCTCCGTTTTCGGGATCAATAAAGATTTTATCTGCCGATGTAAGCTTTTCAACCTCTTTGGGCTGTCGGATATTTGTTGTGGAGTTCGGCTCCCAAACAAATAATTTTGCCGACTGTGCGCCCGTTTCATTGGTTTTGCTGATGTGAACCACAGTCGTTGCCTCTGCCGCAACAGAGCTTGCCTGTTCCGACACTGAAAGCTGATTGCCGCTTGCGTCGTAAAACGCCAGCCCCACCGTAAATTCACGCGGGTCTGAGCCGCCCTGGAATGTGACGGTTGCGTCAAGCGACGCCATATCGTCCGTCCAGATGGAGGTGTCAAAGTCTGCAATAATTCTTTCCTGCCGCTTAATATAATCCGCTATGCATGCCATTTCATTTGTCGCTCCAATAACACCATATGGGTCCGCTGCATTGTACTGCAGTTTTAATCCGTCAGGAGCAGCACCTTCAAAATCAAACTGTGCTGTTTCATTGACGCTTAGATACCCACTGTCAATGATCGCATAATCTTCCCCAAAGGGTGCCATTAACCGGTAATAAGCGCCGACGGCATTTCCTTTTTTTGCAAAGCCGAATTTTGCCACGTTGTTCGAAAATTCATTTAAAACAAAGTTTGGCTGTGCATCGATCG
This region of Congzhengia minquanensis genomic DNA includes:
- a CDS encoding carbohydrate binding domain-containing protein; protein product: MKKVFSIVLSFLLASTGPLAGSFAVSAAGNPFDEQRPYPQAVTEDFETKTLPESVAVNGARLSVDQTNRGISSGSLLVTPSSGSHSVYVLFGAKSGIQYQMSLLTKDINLSNVRVKIWSKMESGTYSSQEVIMNTKAAPDGWKKITGSFSGESGSVGIGYLEFFSVSTSVYFLDEILITPEFDSTVVKEGNLVQYSSFDTQEEINNLSYNKRAVTISVGEGAAGTKGSLHVVANGRTWANVSQDADLRVGRKYKVSFWAKANDETTEGLVIQLAIDRSRRTDPAAPLYAQPSDSQHPTIQSTWTKHEFIYQCTAATTDVGLPTIYFRVGNKATDVLDYCVDELVIEEVPNSYEVDVNTQFYGDSFENSAVILSVNGYLNSVGAWYRILAPYGNGFVIVKSGFLNNGETVKYYSPESVEGTYKAEYVAVDAWGLAGSAKEVYLSNSQFDEKEIIRANYDTSIWVDEMETLDATVTYQGGEASRNVLASIALYDDDGKLLSINNTQETVQAQRTSEIKLSIANDLLAEKSKVFLWDAQSFAPVRAAKEFTKTIYDEIIYVDPENGINSSKAPGTFHEPFKTMAHGRTKARSLMNDAIQSDSALNLCIVMMPGVYAGFDFTKVNTPCADNVSITYTSFKPGEAVVSEGKQVTEFTLYNSEKNIYQANIRNLGTVALNSRQIYVNGVRAVRARSEGKLENCVNLGKGGVGVTTTDTSLLDYKKINELELVFYENWTNPRFVVESASFDEETQLVTLKLNESLWNIRMNGGNTVPTVPEYYENAFELLDEGGEFYIDKTFGKLYYIPRDYEDMSTAEVVIPCDESLMSITGTAEEPMKNITFDGISFEHTTWTAPNASGFADGQNNGGSTATTSGFIPGAIELTNVHNVNFYNCKISKIGQTAVKMLEAVQNCDFVGNEIYDTSGGAIFVGDATWQHARAPKEEKYYQINNNVTDNYIHDISVEFRAGAAITAAFPKHMNICNNEVYSTAYSSVHTGWGWGSKAESGTVNLNINNNYLHKILNTIMFDGGAIYTLGHTGGSLDNLNEMCGNYCYDIGNMFGVLYPDEGSSYWLLDNNVVDQTQHPVWKGKGSSNVAARWTHIHINTINNIVYGDNNYSTTAEKLNNGTDIQYQDPHVYPNADWPEEAQKIIAQSGVREPYRDNFDFGLQEVYFPAEFKMEVGDTISLSYIPTTSKMVRYDISNVAKAFKSDNPDIVSVNANGELTAHSSGTTKIKVAFMDNEVERTFEGTVVVP